The following coding sequences are from one Ramlibacter agri window:
- the def gene encoding peptide deformylase, with protein MTVREILKMGDPRLLRVAQPVRAFDTPQLAQLIADMQDTMAAANGAGLAAPQIGVDLQLVIFGTDAPNPRYPDAPVVPRTVLLNPVITPLAGEEEEDWEGCLSVPGLRAMVPRWRRIRYTGVDPQGQPIAREAEGFHARVVQHECDHLVGKLYPMRVRDFTKFGFTEVLFPGLDAPADD; from the coding sequence ATGACCGTTCGCGAAATCCTGAAGATGGGCGATCCGCGCCTGCTGCGCGTGGCGCAGCCCGTGCGCGCCTTCGACACGCCTCAGCTGGCGCAGCTCATTGCCGACATGCAGGACACCATGGCCGCCGCCAATGGCGCCGGCCTGGCCGCGCCGCAGATCGGCGTCGACCTGCAGCTGGTGATCTTCGGCACGGACGCGCCGAACCCGCGCTATCCTGATGCGCCAGTGGTGCCGCGCACCGTGCTGCTCAACCCGGTGATCACGCCGCTGGCCGGCGAGGAGGAGGAAGACTGGGAAGGCTGCCTCTCCGTGCCCGGCCTGCGCGCGATGGTGCCGCGCTGGCGGCGGATCCGCTACACCGGCGTCGACCCGCAGGGCCAGCCGATCGCCCGCGAGGCCGAGGGCTTCCACGCCCGCGTGGTGCAGCACGAATGCGACCACCTGGTGGGCAAGCTGTACCCGATGCGGGTGCGCGACTTCACGAAGTTCGGCTTCACCGAAGTGCTGTTCCCCGGGCTGGACGCGCCGGCCGACG